The Amycolatopsis mongoliensis genome includes a window with the following:
- a CDS encoding SAM-dependent methyltransferase: MSEDEHAKRGIDLERPNAARVYDYMIGGKLNYAVDRMFADQILGVLPNARHMAVVNRAWLRRAARFAAEQGVRQFLDIGSGMPTVGHVHEVVQSIDPESRVVYVDNEPIAVAHSEIVLEGNDNAAMVQADAEYPDEVLEHPTTEAMIDFSEPVMVIMAAFVHFIPDSRDPAGLIATYRDVLAPGSYLALSSGTWEGQGEETQRSVSLYEKSGTPLTLRSPDELRALVKGFEILPPGVVFTPEWRPDEPLEDPPEQSGGLALVARKD, from the coding sequence ATGAGCGAAGACGAACACGCGAAGCGGGGCATCGACCTCGAAAGACCGAACGCGGCACGCGTGTACGACTACATGATCGGCGGCAAGCTGAACTACGCCGTCGACCGGATGTTCGCCGACCAGATCCTGGGCGTCCTCCCGAACGCACGGCACATGGCGGTGGTCAACCGGGCATGGCTGCGCCGTGCCGCGCGGTTCGCGGCGGAGCAGGGCGTCCGGCAGTTCCTCGACATCGGCTCGGGGATGCCGACGGTCGGGCACGTGCACGAGGTCGTCCAGTCGATCGACCCGGAGTCGCGGGTGGTGTACGTCGACAACGAGCCGATCGCGGTCGCGCACAGCGAGATCGTGCTGGAGGGCAACGACAACGCGGCGATGGTCCAGGCCGACGCCGAGTACCCGGACGAGGTGCTGGAGCATCCGACCACCGAGGCGATGATCGACTTCAGCGAGCCGGTCATGGTGATCATGGCGGCATTCGTGCACTTCATCCCGGACTCGCGGGACCCGGCCGGCCTGATCGCCACCTACCGCGACGTCCTCGCGCCGGGCAGCTACCTCGCGCTGTCGTCGGGAACGTGGGAGGGGCAGGGCGAGGAGACCCAGCGCTCGGTCTCGCTGTACGAGAAGAGCGGTACGCCCCTGACGCTGCGGTCGCCCGACGAGCTGCGGGCGCTGGTGAAGGGGTTCGAGATCCTGCCGCCGGGCGTCGTGTTCACGCCCGAATGGCGGCCGGACGAGCCGCTCGAGGACCCGCCGGAGCAGTCGGGCGGGCTGGCGCTCGTCGCCCGCAAGGACTGA
- a CDS encoding multicopper oxidase domain-containing protein, which yields MSTIEPLNRTQASASREFSFRGAPPGDGHGWLIGGQPYSPSRIDARPRLGDVEIWRFVADLHHPIHLHLVSFRILSRGGREPGPFDGGLKDTVDLRPGEAVEVIAPVDDYRGRYMFHCHNAEHEDMGMMATFETT from the coding sequence CTGAGCACGATCGAACCCCTCAATCGGACACAGGCGAGTGCGTCGAGGGAGTTCTCCTTCCGCGGTGCGCCGCCCGGAGACGGGCACGGCTGGCTGATCGGCGGGCAGCCGTACTCGCCGTCCCGTATCGATGCGCGACCCCGGCTCGGCGACGTCGAGATCTGGCGGTTCGTGGCGGACCTGCACCACCCGATCCACCTGCACCTGGTCAGCTTCCGGATCCTCTCCCGCGGCGGCCGCGAACCGGGGCCGTTCGACGGCGGGCTCAAGGACACGGTCGACCTGCGCCCGGGGGAAGCGGTGGAGGTGATCGCCCCGGTCGACGACTACCGGGGGCGGTACATGTTCCACTGCCACAACGCGGAGCACGAGGACATGGGCATGATGGCCACCTTCGAAACGACGTGA
- a CDS encoding FAD-binding oxidoreductase, with the protein MGDVAAQLAEIVGDKNLLTGDAISEDYAHDEALTAEPQKPAYVAKPSTAEEVSKLLKAATEHNVPVTARGSGSGLSGAARPRADGLLISFERMNQVLEVDTGNHVAVVQPGVTLAELDAKTAEAGLSYTVYPGELSASVGGNVGTNAGGMRAVKYGVTRNNVLGLQAVLPTGEIIRTGGKTSKISTGYDLTQLIIGSEGTLALATEITVKLHPRLTHGATVLAPFGDFGQVMAAVPAIVSSGLAPHILEYIDNMTMAAIVYNEKLELGVPDKIRETSEAYLVVALENRDNGRLHEDVETVGELLGELGATDVYVLEGPAARKLIEAREKAFWTAKAAGADDVIDVVVPRTAMPQFITKARELAMATGGGALGCGHAGDGNVHLAIFCKDADQRKRLLTDIFAYAMELGGAISGEHGLGRTKAHYHQELEDPAKIELMRRIKQSFDPAGILNPGVLFPEGTA; encoded by the coding sequence ATGGGCGACGTGGCAGCACAGCTGGCCGAGATCGTCGGGGACAAGAACCTGCTGACCGGTGACGCGATCTCCGAGGACTACGCGCACGACGAAGCACTGACGGCGGAGCCGCAGAAGCCTGCGTACGTCGCGAAGCCGTCAACCGCCGAAGAAGTTTCGAAGCTGCTGAAGGCGGCGACAGAACACAACGTGCCCGTGACCGCCCGCGGCTCCGGGAGCGGCTTGTCCGGTGCTGCCCGGCCCCGCGCGGACGGGCTGCTGATCTCCTTCGAGCGGATGAACCAGGTCCTCGAAGTCGACACCGGGAACCACGTCGCCGTCGTCCAGCCAGGGGTCACACTCGCCGAACTCGACGCCAAGACCGCCGAAGCCGGGCTCAGCTACACCGTCTACCCCGGCGAGCTGAGCGCGAGCGTCGGCGGGAACGTCGGGACGAACGCCGGCGGGATGCGCGCCGTCAAGTACGGCGTCACCCGCAACAACGTCCTCGGCCTGCAGGCCGTCCTGCCGACCGGCGAGATCATCCGGACCGGCGGCAAGACGTCGAAGATCTCCACCGGCTACGACCTCACGCAGCTGATCATCGGCTCCGAGGGCACCCTCGCTCTCGCCACGGAGATCACCGTCAAGCTGCACCCGCGGCTCACCCACGGCGCCACCGTGCTCGCGCCGTTCGGCGACTTCGGCCAGGTGATGGCGGCGGTGCCGGCGATCGTCTCCAGCGGGCTCGCGCCGCACATCCTCGAGTACATCGACAACATGACGATGGCCGCCATCGTCTACAACGAGAAGCTCGAGCTCGGCGTCCCGGACAAGATCCGCGAGACCAGCGAGGCCTATCTCGTGGTAGCGCTGGAGAACCGGGACAACGGACGCCTGCACGAGGACGTCGAGACCGTCGGCGAGCTGCTCGGCGAACTCGGCGCCACGGACGTCTACGTCCTCGAAGGCCCCGCCGCGCGCAAGCTGATCGAAGCCCGCGAGAAGGCCTTCTGGACCGCGAAGGCCGCCGGCGCCGACGACGTGATCGACGTCGTCGTACCGCGCACCGCGATGCCGCAGTTCATCACGAAGGCGCGCGAACTCGCGATGGCCACGGGCGGCGGCGCGCTCGGCTGCGGACACGCCGGCGACGGCAACGTCCACCTCGCGATCTTCTGCAAGGACGCGGACCAGCGGAAGCGGCTGCTCACCGACATCTTCGCGTACGCGATGGAACTCGGCGGCGCGATCTCCGGCGAGCACGGCCTCGGCCGCACCAAGGCGCACTACCACCAGGAACTCGAAGACCCGGCGAAGATCGAGCTGATGCGCCGGATCAAGCAGAGCTTCGACCCCGCCGGGATCCTCAACCCCGGCGTTCTCTTCCCCGAAGGAACCGCATGA
- a CDS encoding DUF3830 family protein: protein MARYITITLDKRGVSCRARLLDDEAPRTCKAVWDALPQSGSAYHAKYARNEVYTLVPPFAEPKPGRENPTITPIPGDVVYFGFEAWEIGNPAYGYDDDSEAHSDQGATDLAIFYGRNNLLINGDAGWVPGNVFATIEEGLAEMAAAAQDLWLRGVEGETLSFARA from the coding sequence ATGGCCCGGTACATCACGATCACGCTCGACAAGCGCGGGGTCTCCTGCCGCGCCCGGCTGCTCGACGACGAGGCACCGCGCACGTGCAAGGCAGTGTGGGACGCGTTGCCGCAGAGCGGTTCCGCTTACCACGCGAAGTACGCGCGCAACGAGGTCTACACGCTGGTGCCGCCCTTCGCGGAGCCGAAGCCCGGGCGGGAGAACCCGACGATCACGCCGATTCCCGGCGACGTCGTGTACTTCGGCTTCGAAGCCTGGGAGATCGGCAATCCCGCGTACGGCTACGACGACGACAGTGAGGCGCACAGCGACCAGGGCGCGACCGACCTCGCGATCTTCTACGGGCGCAACAATCTGCTGATCAACGGCGACGCGGGCTGGGTGCCCGGCAACGTGTTCGCCACGATCGAGGAGGGCCTGGCCGAGATGGCGGCGGCCGCGCAGGACCTCTGGTTGCGGGGTGTCGAGGGCGAGACGCTCTCGTTCGCGCGAGCCTGA
- a CDS encoding PE-PPE domain-containing protein, with protein MKNLKRLSLIGAAVAALVTGFVTTPAAHAEGAHYYILIGGTCNGNADQYQDAWLRGGIRKVVNYPAGASGLPGPCGATPMDQSVAIGREEAKRVAQDSFNEDPGGEFTVVGYSQGAIVANFLLNDIADGLVNVDKSHFTAKLYADPMQPVGPPGRGISAVIPAGAGAPSPFGGYVSFGPGRTDFGGIPYIRYCIQTDGVCHFDTLEAPGGYFAQHWCYVERPIMDNTLADGVYTNSSIELPRQDCRPPWPIG; from the coding sequence GTGAAAAATCTGAAACGGCTTTCGCTGATCGGCGCGGCGGTGGCGGCACTCGTCACCGGATTCGTCACCACACCGGCCGCGCACGCCGAAGGCGCGCACTACTACATCCTGATCGGCGGCACCTGCAACGGGAACGCCGACCAGTACCAGGACGCGTGGCTGCGCGGCGGGATCCGCAAGGTCGTGAACTACCCGGCCGGCGCGTCCGGACTCCCGGGACCGTGCGGCGCGACGCCGATGGACCAGAGCGTCGCCATCGGCCGCGAAGAGGCGAAGCGCGTCGCCCAGGACTCTTTCAACGAGGACCCGGGCGGCGAGTTCACCGTCGTCGGGTACTCGCAGGGCGCGATCGTCGCGAACTTCCTGCTCAATGACATCGCGGACGGCCTCGTGAACGTCGACAAGAGCCACTTCACCGCGAAGCTGTACGCCGACCCGATGCAGCCGGTCGGACCGCCGGGACGCGGGATCAGCGCGGTGATCCCGGCGGGCGCGGGCGCGCCGTCGCCGTTCGGCGGGTACGTCTCGTTCGGCCCGGGCCGGACGGACTTCGGCGGCATCCCGTACATCCGCTACTGCATCCAGACCGACGGGGTGTGCCACTTCGACACCCTCGAAGCGCCGGGCGGCTACTTCGCCCAGCACTGGTGCTACGTCGAACGCCCGATCATGGACAACACCCTGGCCGACGGCGTGTACACGAACTCGTCGATCGAGCTGCCGCGGCAGGACTGCCGGCCGCCGTGGCCGATCGGCTGA
- a CDS encoding aldo/keto reductase, giving the protein MTSTYTFEDGVSVRRLGFGAMRLTEWDHVRDGAAAVARRAAELGVTFFDTADAYDLGLNEELLADALHPYDGLFIATKCGHSRPSQGEWVPLGRPEYLRQQAELSLRRLRVERLDLLQLHRLDPQVPLADQVGALARLREEGKVARIGLSEVSVAQLAEARAVAPIASVQNRYNLTDRASDDVLDYCGREGIAFVPWLPIARGDHAKAGGVLGKVAAGLGATPAQVSLAWLLRRSPVVIPIPGTSSLAHLEENCGATDVAISDDDFARLGELG; this is encoded by the coding sequence ATGACATCGACGTACACCTTCGAAGACGGCGTTTCCGTGCGGCGGCTGGGTTTCGGCGCCATGCGGCTCACCGAGTGGGACCACGTCCGCGACGGTGCGGCCGCGGTCGCCCGCCGCGCGGCCGAGCTCGGCGTGACGTTCTTCGACACCGCCGACGCCTATGACCTGGGCTTGAACGAGGAACTGCTCGCCGACGCGCTGCACCCGTATGACGGGCTGTTCATCGCGACGAAGTGCGGCCACTCGCGCCCGAGCCAGGGCGAATGGGTGCCGCTCGGCCGGCCCGAATACCTGCGGCAGCAGGCGGAACTCTCGTTGCGGCGCCTGCGCGTGGAACGCCTCGACCTGCTGCAGCTGCACCGCCTCGACCCGCAGGTGCCGCTCGCCGACCAGGTCGGCGCGCTCGCCCGGCTGCGCGAGGAGGGCAAGGTCGCCCGGATCGGGTTGTCCGAGGTCAGCGTCGCGCAGCTGGCCGAAGCACGGGCCGTCGCGCCCATCGCGAGCGTGCAGAACCGGTACAACCTGACCGACCGCGCGTCCGACGACGTCCTCGACTACTGCGGGCGCGAGGGGATCGCGTTCGTCCCGTGGCTCCCGATCGCACGCGGTGACCACGCGAAGGCGGGCGGTGTGCTCGGAAAGGTCGCGGCCGGCCTCGGCGCGACCCCCGCCCAGGTGTCCCTCGCCTGGTTGCTGCGCCGGTCGCCGGTGGTCATCCCGATTCCCGGTACGTCCTCGCTCGCGCACCTCGAAGAAAACTGCGGCGCGACCGACGTCGCGATTTCCGACGACGATTTCGCGAGACTGGGAGAGCTGGGGTGA
- a CDS encoding acetolactate synthase large subunit, whose protein sequence is MNGAQSLIRTLVDAGVEVCFANPGTSEMHFVAALDTVPEMRGVLALFEGVVTGAADGYARIAGKPAATLLHLGPGLGNGLANLHNARRAHTPIVNVVGDHATYHKQYDAPLESDIEAVAGSLEGWVRRSEHTKDVGADAAAAVAAAQDAPGRVATLILPADASWGEGGETCAPVPPRVPQAVDATTVKNVAAVFGGDEPVALLIGGIACREEGLRAASRIGAATGAKVFVETFPSRLERGAGLPTIERLGYLAEQVTYQLDGIKHLVVAGTKAPVSFFAYPGKPSDLVPEGAQVHTLAAVGQDVTRALNEVADLVAADTEPVLQQPSRPALPSGPLTPQNWVDVIGALLPENAIIADEANTSGLLLPTATAGAPRHDVLTLTGGAIGYGMPVATGAAVAGRGRPVLNLQSDGSALYTISALWTQARENLNVTTVLLNNRAYAILRMELQRVGAASGGPKANDLLDLSRPDMDFVKIAEGMGVPATRATTAEELAEQLQRAFAEPGPHLIDAVVPPLL, encoded by the coding sequence ATGAACGGCGCCCAGTCCCTGATCCGCACGCTGGTCGACGCCGGTGTCGAGGTGTGCTTCGCGAACCCCGGCACGTCGGAGATGCACTTCGTCGCCGCGCTCGACACCGTCCCGGAGATGCGGGGCGTGCTCGCGCTGTTCGAGGGCGTCGTCACCGGTGCCGCCGACGGGTACGCGCGGATCGCCGGCAAGCCCGCCGCGACGCTGCTGCACCTCGGCCCCGGTTTGGGCAACGGCCTGGCGAACCTGCACAACGCGCGGCGCGCACACACGCCGATCGTCAACGTCGTCGGCGACCACGCGACCTACCACAAGCAGTACGACGCGCCGCTGGAGTCGGACATCGAGGCCGTCGCCGGCTCGCTGGAAGGCTGGGTACGCCGCTCCGAGCACACCAAGGACGTCGGGGCGGACGCCGCCGCCGCGGTCGCCGCCGCGCAGGACGCGCCCGGCCGCGTCGCGACGCTGATCCTGCCCGCCGACGCTTCGTGGGGCGAAGGCGGCGAGACGTGCGCGCCGGTCCCGCCGCGCGTGCCGCAGGCTGTCGACGCGACCACCGTCAAGAATGTCGCCGCGGTGTTCGGCGGCGACGAGCCGGTGGCGTTGCTCATCGGCGGGATCGCGTGCCGCGAGGAAGGTCTGCGCGCGGCGAGCCGGATCGGCGCCGCGACGGGCGCGAAGGTTTTCGTCGAGACGTTCCCGTCCCGTCTCGAGCGCGGTGCGGGCCTGCCGACGATCGAGCGGCTCGGCTACCTCGCCGAGCAGGTGACGTACCAGCTCGACGGGATCAAGCACCTCGTTGTCGCGGGCACGAAAGCGCCGGTGTCGTTCTTCGCGTACCCGGGCAAGCCGAGCGACCTGGTGCCCGAAGGCGCCCAGGTGCACACGCTTGCGGCCGTCGGCCAGGACGTCACGCGCGCGCTGAACGAGGTCGCGGACCTCGTCGCCGCCGACACCGAGCCGGTGCTGCAGCAGCCGTCCCGGCCCGCGCTGCCGAGCGGTCCGCTGACCCCGCAGAACTGGGTCGACGTCATCGGCGCGCTGCTGCCGGAGAACGCGATCATCGCCGACGAGGCCAACACGTCCGGCCTGCTGCTGCCGACCGCGACAGCCGGCGCTCCGCGCCACGACGTGCTGACACTCACCGGCGGCGCGATCGGCTACGGCATGCCCGTGGCCACCGGCGCAGCAGTGGCGGGACGGGGCCGTCCCGTCCTGAACCTGCAATCGGACGGCAGCGCGCTGTACACGATCTCGGCGCTGTGGACGCAGGCGCGGGAGAACCTGAACGTCACGACCGTGCTGCTCAACAACCGCGCCTACGCGATCCTGCGGATGGAGCTGCAGCGCGTCGGCGCGGCGTCGGGCGGCCCGAAGGCGAACGACCTGCTGGACCTCTCGCGGCCGGACATGGACTTCGTGAAGATCGCGGAGGGCATGGGTGTGCCTGCGACGCGCGCCACGACCGCCGAAGAGCTGGCCGAGCAACTGCAGCGGGCGTTCGCCGAACCGGGTCCGCACCTCATCGACGCCGTGGTGCCGCCACTGCTGTAG
- a CDS encoding LysR substrate-binding domain-containing protein, with protein sequence MPVSGRRTAEGELPRRTRLCPIEGFDRAQPTRPGYWPRELADRLFAAAGLDPEYTCESDEPGATGDLIGAGLGVGLVPAFSRGVTHIPAVWLRLDAPDCHRTLSLVWRESAYLSVAAQRLSDFAAGYFGRLWGGRRSARPEKVSRSATAAGSPAAAARSTSSCTRRRPGCCP encoded by the coding sequence GTGCCCGTCTCCGGGCGGCGCACCGCGGAAGGAGAACTCCCTCGACGCACTCGCCTGTGTCCGATTGAGGGGTTCGATCGTGCTCAGCCCACGCGTCCCGGCTACTGGCCGCGCGAGCTGGCCGACCGGCTGTTCGCGGCGGCCGGGCTCGACCCCGAATACACCTGCGAGAGCGACGAACCCGGTGCCACCGGCGACCTCATCGGCGCGGGTCTCGGCGTCGGGCTGGTGCCCGCGTTCTCTCGCGGCGTCACGCACATCCCAGCTGTGTGGCTGCGCTTGGACGCGCCCGATTGCCACCGCACCCTGAGCCTGGTCTGGCGCGAGAGTGCGTACCTGTCCGTCGCAGCGCAACGGCTGTCCGACTTCGCGGCCGGCTACTTCGGCCGGCTGTGGGGCGGGCGCCGGAGCGCCCGCCCCGAGAAGGTCAGCCGATCGGCCACGGCGGCCGGCAGTCCTGCCGCGGCAGCTCGATCGACGAGTTCGTGTACACGCCGTCGGCCAGGGTGTTGTCCATGA